A region of Thermobifida halotolerans DNA encodes the following proteins:
- a CDS encoding phosphotransferase — MKDLPENFDERRLVHALPRFGIDPVAVEHAPVGFGDHHWTVTGADGRRWFATVSDLEHKEHCGKGAQAALAGLRRAMDTAAALREDEALDFVVAPVRATDGATVLPLDGRYALSVFPLVAGRSGEFGQELPAEQREQVLDLLAELHGSAPPSTVPAIAPAPPGHGRLAAVLSEPPAGWRGGPFADPARRLLTGNAAALRARIAEFDRLAEEVGGRGTEPVVTHGEPHPGNLLFGAEGCLLVDWDTVGLAPPERDLSVLSTDPAALTRYTERTGHVPDPAALALYTLRWELADAAELLGRLSAPHARTPGIETVWREFVGVIGRLANPELRP; from the coding sequence GTGAAGGACCTTCCGGAGAACTTCGACGAACGGCGCCTGGTGCACGCGCTGCCCCGCTTCGGCATCGATCCCGTGGCGGTGGAGCACGCCCCGGTCGGCTTCGGGGACCATCACTGGACCGTCACCGGAGCCGACGGCCGACGGTGGTTCGCCACCGTCTCCGACCTGGAGCACAAGGAGCACTGCGGGAAGGGGGCCCAGGCCGCGCTGGCCGGTCTGCGCCGGGCCATGGACACCGCGGCGGCCCTGCGCGAGGACGAGGCCCTGGACTTCGTGGTGGCGCCGGTGCGCGCCACGGACGGCGCGACGGTCCTGCCGCTCGACGGCCGGTATGCGCTCAGCGTCTTTCCCCTCGTGGCCGGGCGATCCGGCGAGTTCGGCCAGGAGTTGCCGGCCGAACAGCGCGAACAGGTCCTCGACCTGCTCGCCGAACTGCACGGCAGCGCCCCTCCGAGCACGGTGCCGGCCATCGCGCCCGCCCCTCCCGGCCACGGCCGGTTGGCGGCGGTCCTGTCCGAACCGCCCGCCGGGTGGCGGGGCGGACCGTTCGCCGACCCCGCCCGCCGACTGCTCACCGGCAACGCCGCCGCGCTGCGCGCCAGGATCGCGGAGTTCGACCGACTGGCCGAGGAGGTGGGCGGACGCGGAACGGAACCGGTCGTGACGCACGGCGAACCGCACCCCGGAAACCTCCTGTTCGGAGCGGAGGGTTGTCTCCTGGTCGACTGGGACACCGTCGGCCTGGCCCCGCCCGAGCGCGACCTGTCCGTGCTGTCCACGGATCCCGCCGCTCTCACCCGCTACACGGAGCGGACCGGGCACGTTCCGGACCCGGCGGCTCTCGCGCTCTACACCCTGCGCTGGGAGCTGGCCGACGCGGCCGAACTCCTCGGCCGACTCTCCGCCCCGCACGCGCGCACCCCCGGCATCGAGACCGTGTGGCGGGAGTTCGTCGGTGTCATCGGCCGTCTGGCCAACCCGGAGCTTCGACCCTGA
- a CDS encoding alpha/beta fold hydrolase — translation MDVDQREFRVGTGSGPRVAVRDYGGKGPPVLLLHGAGGNLLHWAAVVPRLAAAHRVVAMDLRGHGRSDDAPWEWERVLDDIEAVIDHCGLGSPAVVGHSLGGMLAGAWARRHPDCPAAVSLDGHRAAETDPDHYAGLPAERVRHDLERLRSLFTAQTATAAQPMTADQVAALLDQQRAFAAATGIDEEEWEATVRRGIAERDGRYFLRPGPGTTSALRASAGFRDCLPVFAEVEAPLLVVLATRELPQVPEDLRDLVRAHRTAVRRDLAALAAARPNVCVREIDADHGMTVMDSGEVAGPVLAFLREHAAGN, via the coding sequence ATGGACGTTGACCAGCGGGAGTTCAGGGTCGGCACGGGAAGCGGTCCGCGCGTCGCGGTACGCGATTACGGAGGGAAGGGGCCGCCCGTGCTCCTGCTGCACGGCGCGGGCGGCAACCTCCTGCACTGGGCGGCGGTCGTTCCCCGACTCGCCGCCGCCCACCGGGTCGTGGCCATGGACCTGCGCGGACACGGCCGCTCCGACGACGCCCCCTGGGAGTGGGAGCGGGTCCTCGACGACATCGAGGCCGTCATCGACCACTGCGGGCTGGGCTCCCCCGCGGTCGTCGGGCACTCCCTGGGCGGAATGCTCGCCGGGGCCTGGGCGCGCCGCCACCCCGACTGCCCGGCCGCGGTGAGCCTCGACGGCCACCGCGCGGCCGAGACCGACCCGGACCACTACGCCGGACTGCCCGCCGAGCGGGTGCGCCACGACCTGGAGCGGCTGCGGTCCCTGTTCACCGCGCAGACCGCGACGGCGGCCCAACCGATGACGGCCGACCAGGTCGCCGCACTGCTCGACCAGCAGCGCGCCTTCGCCGCCGCCACGGGGATCGACGAGGAGGAGTGGGAAGCGACCGTGCGACGGGGGATCGCCGAACGCGACGGACGGTACTTCCTGCGGCCCGGCCCGGGGACCACCTCCGCCCTGCGGGCCAGCGCCGGGTTCCGCGACTGCCTGCCGGTCTTCGCCGAGGTGGAGGCACCGCTCCTCGTCGTCCTGGCCACCAGGGAACTGCCCCAGGTCCCCGAGGACCTGCGCGACCTCGTGCGGGCCCACCGGACCGCCGTGCGCCGCGACCTCGCCGCGCTCGCCGCCGCGCGGCCCAACGTCTGCGTCCGCGAGATCGACGCTGACCACGGCATGACCGTCATGGACTCCGGCGAGGTCGCCGGTCCGGTGCTCGCGTTCCTGCGGGAGCACGCCGCGGGGAACTGA
- a CDS encoding NAD-dependent protein deacetylase: MLADLVADGDVVVLSGAGLSTESGIPDYRGKTGRRRRAEPMTYQTFVGSAEARRRYWARSHLGWRHIDRTLPNAGHRAVAALQARGLVSGIITQNVDGLHQAAGARQVVELHGSLHRVRCLACGRRTPRHELDRRLRAANPDWRAPTDEVNPDGDAALTDEWIDSFRVVDCRSCGGVLKPDVVFFGENVPRPRVQRCYELTENAGTLLVLGSSLTVASGYRFVRRAAEHAIPVAIVNQGPTRGDAHALLTLDAPLGPALTALLAALDRSR, translated from the coding sequence ATGCTGGCCGACCTGGTCGCCGACGGCGACGTGGTGGTGCTGAGCGGGGCGGGGCTGTCCACCGAGTCCGGCATCCCGGACTACCGGGGGAAGACCGGGCGCAGGCGGCGGGCCGAGCCGATGACCTACCAGACGTTCGTCGGCAGCGCCGAGGCCCGTCGCCGCTACTGGGCGCGCAGCCACCTGGGCTGGCGGCACATCGACCGCACCCTGCCCAACGCCGGGCACCGCGCCGTCGCCGCGCTCCAGGCCCGCGGCCTGGTCTCCGGGATCATCACCCAGAACGTCGACGGACTACACCAGGCCGCCGGTGCGAGGCAGGTCGTCGAACTGCACGGCAGTCTGCACCGGGTGCGCTGCCTGGCGTGCGGGCGGCGCACCCCGCGCCACGAACTCGACCGGCGGCTGCGTGCGGCCAACCCCGACTGGCGCGCCCCCACCGACGAGGTCAACCCCGACGGCGACGCGGCTCTCACCGACGAGTGGATCGACTCCTTCCGCGTCGTGGACTGCCGGTCCTGCGGTGGCGTGCTCAAACCCGACGTGGTCTTCTTCGGCGAGAACGTGCCGCGCCCCCGCGTGCAGCGGTGCTACGAGCTGACCGAGAACGCCGGAACGCTGCTGGTGCTGGGCTCCTCGCTGACGGTGGCGTCCGGCTACCGGTTCGTCCGCCGCGCCGCCGAGCACGCCATCCCGGTCGCGATCGTCAACCAGGGCCCCACCCGGGGCGACGCCCACGCCCTGCTGACCCTCGACGCGCCCCTCGGTCCGGCCCTGACCGCGCTGCTCGCCGCACTCGACCGGAGCCGGTGA
- a CDS encoding phosphatase PAP2 family protein has protein sequence MTDTAPSRVLLRRTATVVSEVFAPVVLVVTVLPVVGWSSTHSLAGVGWGLFAVLFCAVVPYAVVLVGVRRGHWSDHHIRDRSQRTVPFLIAIGCVAAGTAALAVLDAPRAVLALVVAMLAGLVSTTVVTRWWKISVHTAVAAGVASVLTLVYGPMLAVTFPLVACVGWSRVELDCHTTAQTVAGALLGTVVCVLFFTLLR, from the coding sequence GTGACCGACACCGCTCCGTCCCGCGTGCTGCTGCGTCGTACGGCGACAGTCGTCAGCGAGGTCTTCGCACCCGTGGTGCTCGTCGTGACGGTCCTGCCCGTGGTGGGCTGGAGCAGCACGCACAGCCTCGCCGGGGTGGGGTGGGGACTGTTCGCCGTCCTGTTCTGCGCCGTCGTGCCGTACGCGGTCGTCCTGGTCGGGGTGCGGCGGGGCCACTGGAGCGACCACCACATCCGGGACCGCAGCCAGCGGACCGTCCCCTTCCTCATCGCCATCGGCTGCGTGGCGGCGGGAACCGCCGCCCTCGCCGTCCTCGACGCCCCGCGCGCCGTGCTCGCGCTGGTCGTCGCCATGCTGGCGGGTCTGGTCAGCACCACCGTGGTGACCAGGTGGTGGAAGATCTCGGTGCACACCGCCGTCGCCGCCGGGGTGGCCTCCGTCCTCACCCTCGTCTACGGCCCGATGCTGGCCGTGACCTTCCCCCTGGTCGCGTGCGTCGGCTGGTCGCGCGTGGAACTGGACTGCCACACCACCGCCCAGACCGTCGCGGGCGCCCTGCTGGGCACGGTCGTCTGCGTGCTCTTCTTCACGCTGCTGCGCTGA
- a CDS encoding RNA polymerase sigma factor, with the protein MEAIAETTDDVDCWFVELYDQHRGPVFSAALRLCGRWADAEDLTAETFVKAYRAAGDYPPERRARLRPRAWLMTILWNLWRNRARTAARKPPPEPLTDGVDVADPRQDVAGAAERNETSGQLAELLGRLTDIQREAVVLRHVADLSISEVAAILGVPEGTAKSHVSRGLRRLRELTQGGVR; encoded by the coding sequence GTGGAAGCTATCGCTGAGACAACCGACGACGTCGACTGCTGGTTCGTCGAACTGTACGACCAGCATCGCGGACCGGTGTTCTCGGCCGCGCTGCGGCTGTGCGGACGCTGGGCCGACGCCGAGGACCTGACGGCCGAGACGTTCGTGAAGGCGTACCGGGCCGCCGGCGACTATCCCCCCGAACGCCGTGCCCGGCTGCGTCCCAGGGCCTGGCTGATGACGATCCTGTGGAACCTGTGGCGCAACCGGGCGCGTACGGCGGCGCGCAAGCCGCCACCCGAGCCCCTGACCGACGGGGTCGACGTCGCCGACCCCCGCCAGGACGTGGCCGGTGCGGCGGAACGGAACGAGACCAGCGGACAGCTGGCCGAACTGCTGGGGCGGCTGACCGACATCCAACGGGAGGCGGTCGTCCTGCGGCACGTGGCCGACCTGTCCATCAGCGAGGTCGCCGCGATCCTCGGCGTCCCCGAGGGGACCGCCAAATCCCACGTCTCACGCGGCCTCAGGAGGCTTCGTGAACTCACCCAGGGAGGTGTCCGATGA
- a CDS encoding methylated-DNA--[protein]-cysteine S-methyltransferase: protein MSDDPLLERLAELVTDAPPELIDRIAARWVTVEGPVGEMFVAYTDQGIAYVRPAGADAPREFRRRFGRPLLRAARPPAGLVPALRTGRATGLRFDLRELSGFQAEVLRAAQTIPRGEVRPYAWIARRINRPRAVRAVGTALATNPVPLLIPCHRVTRSDGSLGEYIFGTETKRRLLRAENANLDEAHDLARKGVFYVGSDTTGVVCYPTCHHARHITPPHRKGFRTIAQAETAGYRPCRHCQPAAVEPA, encoded by the coding sequence ATGAGTGACGACCCGCTGCTGGAACGGCTCGCGGAACTGGTCACCGACGCCCCGCCCGAACTGATCGACCGGATCGCCGCCCGCTGGGTCACCGTCGAGGGCCCCGTCGGCGAGATGTTCGTCGCCTACACCGACCAGGGCATCGCCTACGTCCGCCCCGCCGGAGCCGACGCGCCCCGGGAGTTTCGCAGGCGGTTCGGACGGCCGCTGCTGCGCGCCGCGCGCCCGCCCGCCGGGCTGGTCCCGGCGCTGCGCACCGGCCGGGCCACCGGTCTACGGTTCGACCTGCGCGAACTGAGCGGGTTCCAGGCCGAGGTGCTGCGAGCGGCCCAGACCATCCCGCGCGGCGAGGTGCGGCCCTACGCCTGGATCGCCAGGAGGATCAACCGGCCCCGGGCCGTGCGGGCGGTCGGTACCGCGCTGGCCACCAACCCCGTGCCGCTGCTGATCCCCTGCCACCGGGTGACCCGCTCCGACGGATCCCTTGGCGAGTACATCTTCGGAACCGAGACCAAACGGCGGCTGCTCCGTGCCGAGAACGCCAACCTCGACGAGGCGCACGACCTCGCCAGAAAGGGGGTCTTCTACGTGGGCAGCGACACCACCGGCGTCGTGTGCTACCCGACCTGCCACCACGCCCGGCACATCACCCCGCCCCACCGGAAGGGCTTCCGCACCATCGCGCAGGCCGAGACCGCGGGCTACCGCCCCTGTCGGCACTGCCAGCCCGCGGCCGTGGAGCCCGCCTGA
- a CDS encoding erythromycin esterase family protein: MTRTRLGSVVPDLRPLSGPESLDPLLERIGGARYVLVGEASHGTAEFYRWRAELTRRLIEEKDFTFVAVEGDWPDCQALHRSVTDEPGTPDDPREVLEGFRRWPRWMWANTEVLEFARWLRAHNLQRPPQRRVGFFGLDVYSLWESLHAVVGWLRENAPGQVEPALRAYRCFEPYAEDPQSYAYATRLVPEDCETPVVDLLTKMRRRADEAVPPRGDLSEFAARQNAEVLAGAERYYRTMARGGPQSWNVRDHHMADTLDRLMRYHGPHAKAVVWEHNTHIGDARATDMAYAGMVNVGQLVRERHADQGVVLVGFGTYEGEVTAADTWGAPPERMPVPPAREGSVEYLLHHATGGRTALLLLDSAGPDGRSAAEWGRESLPHRAIGVVYHPGSERRGNYVPTVLARRYDAFLHVDRTGALTPLRPAEPETGEEETWPTGQ; this comes from the coding sequence GTGACACGCACACGCCTCGGTTCCGTGGTTCCCGATCTCCGCCCCCTGAGCGGACCCGAGTCGCTGGACCCGCTCCTGGAGCGGATCGGCGGGGCCCGCTATGTGCTGGTGGGCGAGGCGTCGCACGGCACCGCCGAGTTCTACCGGTGGCGCGCGGAACTGACCCGGCGCCTGATCGAGGAGAAGGACTTCACGTTCGTCGCGGTGGAGGGGGACTGGCCGGACTGCCAGGCGCTGCACCGCAGCGTCACGGACGAGCCCGGCACTCCCGACGATCCGCGGGAGGTGCTGGAGGGCTTCCGGCGGTGGCCGCGGTGGATGTGGGCCAACACCGAGGTGTTGGAGTTCGCGCGGTGGCTGCGCGCCCACAACCTCCAACGGCCGCCGCAGCGGCGGGTCGGGTTCTTCGGACTGGACGTCTACAGTCTCTGGGAGTCACTGCACGCGGTTGTGGGGTGGCTGCGCGAGAACGCCCCAGGGCAGGTGGAGCCCGCGCTGCGCGCCTACCGCTGCTTCGAGCCCTACGCCGAGGACCCCCAGTCCTACGCGTACGCCACCAGGCTGGTCCCCGAGGACTGCGAGACGCCGGTGGTGGACCTGCTCACGAAGATGCGTCGCCGCGCGGACGAGGCAGTCCCTCCCCGAGGGGACCTCTCCGAGTTCGCCGCGCGGCAGAACGCCGAGGTCCTCGCCGGAGCCGAACGGTACTACCGCACGATGGCGCGGGGCGGCCCGCAGTCGTGGAACGTCCGGGACCACCACATGGCCGACACCCTGGACCGGCTGATGCGGTACCACGGACCGCACGCCAAGGCGGTGGTGTGGGAGCACAACACCCACATCGGCGATGCCCGCGCCACCGACATGGCCTACGCGGGCATGGTCAACGTCGGCCAACTGGTCCGCGAGCGCCACGCGGACCAGGGGGTGGTGCTCGTCGGTTTCGGCACCTACGAGGGAGAGGTGACCGCGGCCGACACCTGGGGCGCGCCTCCCGAGCGCATGCCGGTGCCGCCCGCGCGGGAGGGCAGTGTGGAGTACCTGCTGCACCACGCCACCGGAGGCCGTACGGCGCTGCTGCTCCTCGACTCCGCCGGACCGGACGGCAGAAGTGCGGCGGAGTGGGGGCGGGAGAGCCTCCCGCACCGGGCGATCGGGGTGGTCTACCATCCTGGCAGCGAACGGCGCGGCAACTACGTGCCCACCGTGCTGGCCCGGCGCTACGACGCCTTCCTCCACGTCGACCGCACCGGGGCACTCACTCCGCTGCGCCCGGCCGAACCGGAGACCGGGGAGGAGGAGACCTGGCCCACCGGCCAGTGA